A part of Vigna radiata var. radiata cultivar VC1973A chromosome 11, Vradiata_ver6, whole genome shotgun sequence genomic DNA contains:
- the LOC106777665 gene encoding protein BRICK 1, which yields MARAGGITNAVNVGIAVQADWENREFISHISLNVRRLFDFLVQFEATTKSKLASLNEKLDVLERRLELLEVQVGNASANPSLFAT from the exons atgGCTCGTGCGGGAGGGATAACAAATGCAGTAAACGTTGGAATCGCAGTGCAAGCCGATTGGGAGAACCGCGAATTCATCTCTCATATATCTCTCAACGTTCGTCGCCTCTTCGACTTCCTTGTTCAATTTG AGGCTACGACGAAGAGCAAGTTGGCGTCTCTGAATGAGAAGCTGGATGTGTTGGAGCGCAGATTGGAACTGCTCGAAGTTCAAGTGGGCAATGCCTCGGCCAACCCTTCTCTTTTTGCCACATGA
- the LOC106777664 gene encoding probable cytosolic oligopeptidase A — translation MLDFFDEPGHKNHCIQKLSKMRRTSVLGTLLIANLLMATRLSLTFSRSIPPLLLTRTSCSISNLKQFPKSHPCPLWSSSFSFCLHRLHKSTSPLRASSFSSSPFMAASSPNGVIEDNPLLQNFDFPPFDVVEPKHVRPGIRALLGELERELEDLERNVEPSWPKLVEPLEKIVDRLSVVWGMVNHLKAVKDSSELRSAIEDVQAEKVKFQLRLGQSQPIYNAFKAIRESPDWQTLSDARKRIVESQIKEAVLNGVSLEDDKRESFNKIEQELEKLSQKFGENVLDATKKFEKLITDKKEIEGLPATALGLAAQSAVTKGHENATAENGPWVITLDAPSFIAVMQHARNRSLREEIYRAYVSRASTGDLDNTEIINQILKLRLEKAKLLNYNNYAEVSMATKMATVDKAEELLEKLRRASWDPAVKDIEDLKEFSKSQDALEASDLTHWDITFWSERLRESKYDINEEELRPFFSLPKVMDGLFKLANSLFGIEIEPADGVAPVWNNDVKFFRVKDSSGSPIAYFYFDPYSRPAEKRQGAWMDEVFARSRVLSRDGTSARLPVAHMVCNQTPPVGNKPSLMTFREVETVFHEFGHALQHMLTKQDEGLVAGIRGIEWDAVELPSQFMENWCYHRETLMGIAKHFETGESLPEEVYLKLVAARTFRAGSLSLRQLKFASLDLELHTKYVPGGPESIYDVDRRVSEKTQVIPPLPEDRFLCSFSHIFAGGYAAGYYSYKWAEVLSADAFSAFEDVGLDNDTAVKETGHRFRETILALGGGKEPLDVFVQFRGREPTPDALLRHNGLLPVAAL, via the exons ATGCTAGATTTTTTTGACGAACCTGGACACAAAAATCATTGTATACAGAAACTCTCAAAAATGAGACGCACAAGTGTATTGGGTACCCTTCTTATAGCAAACCTGCTCATGGCAACACGTCTCTCCCTAACTTTCTCTCGTTCAATCCCCCCATTACTCCTAACCCGCACTTCTTGTTCCATTTCAAACCTCAAACAATTCCCCAAATCCCATCCTTGTCCTCTCTGGTCTTCCTCATTCTCCTTCTGCCTCCATAGACTCCACAAGTCCACTTCTCCTCTTCGcgcttcttctttttcttcttctcccttCATGGCTGCTTCTTCGCCCAACGGCGTAATCGAAGACAATCCTCTTCTGCAAAACTTCGACTTCCCACCCTTCGATGTCGTCGAGCCCAAGCACGTGCGACCCGGAATTCGCGCTCTCCTCGGCGAACTG GAACGTGAATTGGAAGATCTGGAACGAAATGTGGAACCGTCGTGGCCAAAGTTGGTGGAACCGTTGGAGAAGATAGTTGATCGGTTATCTGTTGTTTGGGGCATGGTCAATCATCTAAAGGCTGTTAAGGATAGTTCTGAGTTACGTTCTGCTATTGAAGATGTTCag GCAGAGAAGGTTAAGTTTCAGCTTAGACTGGGTCAAAGCCAACCTATTTATAATGCGTTCAAAGCCATTCGAGAGTCTCCTGATTGGCAGACACTTAGTGATGCTCGTAAGCGCATTGTTGAAA GCCAAATAAAGGAGGCAGTTCTGAATGGAGTTTCCCTTGAAGATGATAAAAGAGAAAGTTTTAACAAAATTGAACAG GAACTGGAAAAGTTATCACAAAAGTTTGGGGAGAATGTTCTAGATGCAACAAAGAAGTTTGAAAAACTAATTACTGATAAGAAGGAAATTGAAGGATTACCTGCTACTGCACTTGGGTTGGCTGCACAAAGTGCAGTAACCAAG GGGCATGAAAATGCCACCGCTGAGAATGGGCCATGGGTAATTACATTGGATGCCCCTAGTTTTATTGCTGTTATGCAACATGCTCGCAACCGATCTTTGCGTGAGGAGATCTACCGTGCATATGTATCACGGGCATCTACTGGAGATTTGGATAATACagaaataataaatcaaattttaaagcTAAGGTTGGAAAAGGCCAAACTTCTCAACTACAATAACTATGCTGAG GTTAGCATGGCAACCAAAATGGCAACTGTTGATAAAGCCGAAGAACTTCTTGAAAAGCTTCGCAGAGCTTCCTGGGATCCTGCAGTGAAAG ATATTGAAGACCTTAAGGAATTCTCCAAAAGTCAGGATGCATTAGAAGCTAGTGATTTGACTCATTGGGACATTACCTTTTGGAGTGAGAGGCTACGCGAGtcaaaatatgatattaatgag GAAGAGCTGCGTCCCTTTTTCTCTCTGCCAAAGGTTATGGACGGTCTCTTTAAACTTGCAAACTCACTTTTTGGCATTGAAATTGAACCAGCTGATGGTGTAGCTCCG GTCTGGAATAATGATGTCAAGTTCTTCCGTGTTAAGGATTCTTCTGGTAGTCCAATAgcgtatttttattttgatcctTATAGTCGTCCCGCGGAAAAAAGACAAGGTGCATGGATGGATGAAGTCTTTGCTCGAAGTCGTGTATTATCACGTGATGGTACCTCAGCAAGGTTACCCGTTGCTCACATGGTGTGCAATCAAACTCCTCCAGTAGGAAACAAGCCAAGTCTAATGACATTCCGTGAG gtgGAAACTGTCTTCCATGAATTTGGTCATGCACTTCAGCATATGCTTACCAAACAAGATGAGGGTCTGGTTGCTGGTATTAGAGGAATAGAGTGGGATGCTGTTGAATTACCTTCTCAGTTCATGGAAAACTGGTGTTACCATAG AGAAACTTTAATGGGCATTGCAAAGCATTTTGAAACTGGTGAGAGTCTCCCTGAAGAAGTATATTTGAAGCTTGTTGCTGCTAGGACTTTTCGAGCTGGCTCTCTAAGTCTTCGACAG TTAAAATTCGCTAGTCTAGATCTGGAACTTCATACAAAATATGTTCCTGGGGGACCTGAGTCCATCTATGATGTTGACCGCAGAGTTTCTGAGAAAACTCAAGTGATTCCTCCATTACCAGAGGACAGGTTCCTTTGCAGCTTTAGCCATATATTTGCAG GTGGATATGCAGCTGGATACTATAGCTACAAG TGGGCTGAGGTGCTGTCTGCAGATGCTTTCTCAGCATTTGAGGATGTTGGATTGGATAATGACACG GCTGTTAAAGAAACGGGGCACAGGTTCCGGGAGACCATTCTTGCTCTTGGAGGTGGCAAGGAACCACTGGAT GTTTTTGTGCAATTCCGTGGCCGAGAACCAACACCAGATGCATTGCTTAGGCACAATGGCCTATTACCAGTTGCAGCTTTATGA
- the LOC106777270 gene encoding uncharacterized protein LOC106777270 produces MSNSTPMEKDLTMTVQRSSYMPGCMMSPSCLPIHNEFQYSRIHYCSSPRKRVRRWKNILRKFMRESKTLCRSKPISFQYDPVSYSQNFDEGCHLDEPRPGLQDVRRKKEMLCN; encoded by the exons ATGTCAAACTCCACTCCAATGGAAAAGGATCTCACAATGACAGTGCAGCGTTCCTCATACATGCCGGGGTGCATGATGTCCCCTTCGTGCTTGCCAATCCACAACGAGTTCCAGTACTCAAGAATCCACTACTGCAGCAGCCCCAGAAAGAGGGTGAGAAGGTGGAAGAACATTCTCAGAAAGTTCATGAGGGAGAGCAAGACCTTGTGTAGATCCAAACCTATATCATTTCAATATGACCCTGTTAGCTACTCCCAGAACTTCGATGAGGGTTGCCATCTTGATGAACCAAGACCAGGGTTGCAAGATGTTAG GAGAAAAAAGGAGATGCTCTGCaattga